TAAACTCCCCATGGCGTACGGTGATCGTGACTTTGCTTGTGTGAGTGTGCGGAGGCCATCTATCGCCAAGTGCCTAGCTGACTATGCTACAGAACTGGATCGGCGGCGAAGCAGTCTCGCTCGCCATCAACTACACCAACACGAACGACTTCCATGCAGCCGGCTACACTGCGCTACAGACCAACGACTCATACTCTGGCGGTCAAGTCCGTCAGTACGGTAATCTGAGCTTCTCCAGAGTCTTCCAAGCAGGCCACGAGATCCCATCGTACCAGCCAGAGACGTCCTACAAGATCTTCATGCGAGCTCTCAACAATCTTGACATTGCAACAGGTCTAGTCAATGTCACGTCCGGAGATGGCATCTACAGCTCTGTCGGGACGGAAGACACATGGGCTATCAAGAATGACCAGCCTGAACAGCCGCTGCAATTCTGCTACGTGCTCGAGCCTACTACCTGTACTGAGGATCAGATTGACAGCATCCTGAACGGGACGGCAGTGATCAGGCACTACATTGTGGTTGACAAGAACTCGACGGCACTGTTTCCCGATGTAGTCGGAGGATCTTCGTCAAATGACACGAATGCCACGACAAGTCCTGGCTCGAGCTCGAATTCGCCATCATCGTACACTGGAAAGGCAACGAGCAACAAAGCAGGGCCATGGGTCGCGATGATGAATCTGGCAGGAA
Above is a window of Fulvia fulva chromosome 6, complete sequence DNA encoding:
- a CDS encoding Carboxypeptidase S1 B; the encoded protein is MDGLSQSSEASSGAFRSIGDYNRPGWLEDLAYLLESGVKLPMAYGDRDFACNWIGGEAVSLAINYTNTNDFHAAGYTALQTNDSYSGGQVRQYGNLSFSRVFQAGHEIPSYQPETSYKIFMRALNNLDIATGLVNVTSGDGIYSSVGTEDTWAIKNDQPEQPLQFCYVLEPTTCTEDQIDSILNGTAVIRHYIVVDKNSTALFPDVVGGSSSNDTNATTSPGSSSNSPSSYTGKATSNKAGPWVAMMNLAGMVIML